From the Bacteroidia bacterium genome, one window contains:
- a CDS encoding cytochrome c biogenesis protein — protein sequence MWWKILLFLWIAVMTAIGIITPIAGGLGELGMMAQADPEKILQVKLHLGDDGRADEEGGWLVTVKDASGRSATAQFPSRDILPAGEDGVLATARYNHEAHRIDVLNVLGGYPGFSFPFIPGLEERAKIIFFHVPMSWMTVVAFLVSMWYGIRYLRRKDMEDDFRSALSAGLGLLFCILATTTGSLWAKFNWGSFWNWDPRQTSIFVLLLVYGAYFALRSAIEVEEKRASLSAVYAIIAAATVPFFIFIMPRIMPGLHPGSAGDVNAGPVVSTGGMDTSMRIILYSLLGGFLALYVWLMRIRIRLHRIILKRAAPAA from the coding sequence ATGTGGTGGAAAATTCTTCTCTTCTTGTGGATCGCGGTCATGACCGCCATCGGCATCATCACGCCCATCGCGGGCGGGCTCGGCGAGCTCGGTATGATGGCGCAGGCCGATCCGGAGAAAATTTTGCAGGTGAAATTGCATCTGGGCGACGACGGCCGCGCCGACGAAGAGGGCGGCTGGCTCGTGACGGTGAAAGATGCGTCAGGACGCAGCGCCACGGCACAATTCCCATCGCGCGATATTCTTCCCGCGGGAGAGGACGGCGTGCTTGCGACGGCGCGTTATAATCACGAGGCCCACCGCATTGACGTACTGAACGTCCTCGGCGGGTATCCGGGATTTTCCTTCCCCTTCATTCCCGGTCTCGAAGAGCGTGCGAAAATCATTTTCTTCCACGTTCCTATGTCCTGGATGACGGTGGTCGCTTTTCTCGTGTCCATGTGGTACGGAATTCGGTACTTGCGGCGCAAGGACATGGAGGACGATTTCCGCTCCGCGCTTTCCGCCGGACTCGGCTTATTGTTCTGCATTCTGGCCACCACGACCGGGTCGCTCTGGGCGAAATTCAACTGGGGCTCATTCTGGAACTGGGATCCGCGGCAAACATCCATTTTCGTGCTGCTGCTGGTGTACGGTGCCTATTTCGCCCTGCGCTCGGCCATCGAGGTGGAAGAAAAGCGCGCATCCCTGTCTGCGGTGTACGCAATCATAGCTGCCGCGACCGTGCCCTTTTTCATCTTTATCATGCCGCGCATCATGCCCGGTTTGCATCCGGGTTCCGCTGGTGACGTCAACGCCGGACCGGTCGTCAGCACAGGCGGTATGGACACCTCCATGCGTATCATTCTGTACTCCCTGCTGGGAGGATTTCTGGCATTGTATGTATGGCTGATGCGCATCCGCATACGGCTTCATCGCATCATACTGAAACGTGCCGCCCCGGCGGCCTGA
- a CDS encoding CcmD family protein — MPPRRPDTKDRSTISMYEFLEQNALYVVMLIVLMVWTGLFAYLLRIDKKIKELE, encoded by the coding sequence GTGCCGCCCCGGCGGCCTGACACCAAAGATCGGAGCACGATATCCATGTACGAATTTCTCGAACAGAATGCGCTCTACGTCGTGATGCTCATCGTCCTGATGGTTTGGACGGGGCTTTTTGCCTATCTGCTCAGAATTGACAAGAAAATCAAAGAATTGGAATAG
- a CDS encoding cytochrome c maturation protein CcmE, protein MKKRYLAGGAIVFVFLIIGGLSFLNSSVEYANLSKAEQSGKRVQVTGTWVKEMETRFDTEKNTFTFYMRDEDDKVARVVLAGAKPNNFDIATSVVAKGRYENGVFNASEVLTKCPSKYEGNPDGEHPEGIKTSSM, encoded by the coding sequence ATGAAAAAGCGATATCTTGCCGGTGGCGCCATCGTCTTCGTCTTCCTCATCATCGGAGGACTGTCATTCCTGAATTCTTCGGTCGAGTATGCCAACCTGAGCAAGGCCGAGCAGAGCGGGAAAAGAGTACAGGTTACGGGCACGTGGGTTAAGGAAATGGAAACCCGTTTCGACACGGAGAAAAACACCTTCACCTTTTACATGCGCGACGAAGACGACAAAGTGGCGAGAGTCGTGCTCGCGGGCGCCAAGCCCAACAACTTCGACATCGCGACCAGTGTGGTAGCAAAGGGCCGCTACGAAAACGGCGTGTTCAACGCGTCGGAAGTGCTCACCAAATGTCCCTCCAAATATGAAGGCAATCCCGACGGTGAACATCCGGAAGGCATCAAGACTTCATCGATGTAG